The following are encoded in a window of Cygnus olor isolate bCygOlo1 chromosome 21, bCygOlo1.pri.v2, whole genome shotgun sequence genomic DNA:
- the ALDH4A1 gene encoding delta-1-pyrroline-5-carboxylate dehydrogenase, mitochondrial isoform X1, which translates to MWRALRGRGLRSLHRAATTVANEPILEFKPGSPERAALQQALADLKGRTEAIPCVVGGEEVWTGVVRYQLSPFNHAHKVAKFCYADKDLINKAINAALAARKEWDLKPVQDRAQIFLKAADMLSGPRRAEVLAKTMVGQGKTVIQAEIDAAAELIDFFRFNAKYALELESSQPISVDISTNSMVYRGLEVRSWGCLCWLAHGKRGRLQPVPFFSPPQGFVAAISPFNFTAIGGNLAGAPALMGNVVLWKPSDTALLSSYAVYRILLEAGLPPNVIQFVPADGPVFGDAVTSNEHFCGLNFTGSVPTFKRLWKQVAENLDCYRNFPRLAGECGGKNFHLVHSSADVSSVVNGTLRSAFEYGGQKCSACSRLYAPDSLWPQIKEKLLEETKKIKVGDPAQDFQTFFSAVIDDKSFARIKKWIEHAKKSPNLTILAGGGCDDSVGYFIEPCIVESKDPKDPIMKEEIFGPILTVYVYPEKQYKDVLELIDTTTPYGLTGAVFAQEKSIIEEARSCLRNTAGNFYINDKSTGAVVAQQPFGGSRISGTNDKPGGPHYILRWTSPQAIKETHVPLRDWRYAYMH; encoded by the exons atgtggcgggcgctgcggggccgtgg gctcaGGAGCCTGCACCGTGCGGCCACCACGGTGGCCAACGAGCCCATCCTTGAATTCAAACCCGGCAGCCCCGAGCGAGCGGCGCTGCAGCAG GCGCTGGCCGACCTTAAGGGCAGGACCGAAGCCATCCCCTGCGTGGTCGGTGGGGAGGAGGTGTGGACCGGAGTGGTGCGGTACCAGCTCTCG CCGTTCAATCATGCGCACAAGGTGGCCAAGTTCTGCTACGCCGACAAG GATCTCATTAACAAAGCCATTAATGCTGCCTTGGCCGCCAGGAAGGAGTGGGACCTGAAACCTGTCCAGGACCGGGCCCAGATCTTCCTCAAGGCGGCTGACATGCTGAGTGGCCCACGGCGAGCCGAGGTGCTGGCCAAGACCATGGTGGGGCAG GGCAAAACCGTCATCCAGGCGGAAATCGATGCGGCGGCAGAGCTGATCGACTTCTTCCGCTTCAACGCCAAGTACGCCTtggagctggagagcagccagccCATCAGCGTGGACATCAGCACCAACAGCATGGTGTACCGTGGGCTGgaggtgaggagctggggctgcttgTGCTGGCTCGCCCATGGCAAGCGCGGGCGCCTGCAGCCGGTCCCTTTCTTCTCTCCGCCGCAGGGTTTTGTGGCGGCCATCTCTCCCTTCAACTTCACAGCGATCGGCGGAAACCTGGCAGGGGCTCCGGCATTGATG GGAAACGTGGTGCTGTGGAAGCCCAGCGACACTGCCCTGCTCTCCAGCTACGCCGTCTACAGGATCCTGCTGGAAGCTGGGCTCCCTCCCAACGTCATTCAGTTCGTGCCGGCAGATGGGCCCGTGTTTGGCGACGCTGTCACCAGCAACGAGCACTTTTGCGGGCTCAACTTCACCGGCAGCGTGCC GACTTTCAAGCGCCTCTGGAAGCAAGTGGCCGAAAACCTGGATTGCTACCGCAACTTCCCCCGCTTGGCTGGAG AGTGTGGTGGGAAGAACTTCCACCTGGTGCACAGCTCAGCCGATGTGTCCAGTGTGGTGAACGGGACCCTGCGCTCTGCCTTTGAGTACGGCGGCCAGAAATGCTCGGCGTGCTCCCGCCTTTACGCCCCGGACTCGCTGTGGCCCCAGATCAAAGagaagctgctggaggagaccAAGAAGATCAAAGTGGGAGAC cctgcccaggaCTTTCAGACGTTTTTCTCAGCAGTGATCGATGACAAG tCTTTTGCACGTATAAAGAAGTGGATCGAGCACGCCAAGAAGTCTCCCAACCTCACCATCTTGGCTGGAGGCGGCTGCGATGACAGCGTCGGGTACTTCATTGAGCCGTGCATTGTGGAGAGCAAAGACCCAAAGGATCCCATCATGAAAGAG GAAATCTTTGGCCCCATCCTCACCGTGTACGTCTACCCAGAGAAGCAGTACAAGGACGTCTTGGAGCTGATTGACACCACGACACCCTATGGCCTCACGGGGGCGGTCTTCGCCCAGGAGAA gAGCATCATCGAGGAAGCCAGGAGCTGCTTGCGCAACACAGCTGGCAATTTCTACATCAACGACAAGTCAACGGGCGCTGTTGTGGCTCAGCAGCCCTTCGGGGGCTCCCGCATCTCAG GAACCAACGACAAACCTGGTGGTCCGCACTACATCCTGCGCTGGACGTCTCCCCAGGCCATCAAGGAAACCCACGTGCCGCTGCGGGACTGGCGCTACGCCTACATGCACTGA
- the ALDH4A1 gene encoding delta-1-pyrroline-5-carboxylate dehydrogenase, mitochondrial isoform X2: MWRALRGRGLRSLHRAATTVANEPILEFKPGSPERAALQQALADLKGRTEAIPCVVGGEEVWTGVVRYQLSPFNHAHKVAKFCYADKDLINKAINAALAARKEWDLKPVQDRAQIFLKAADMLSGPRRAEVLAKTMVGQGKTVIQAEIDAAAELIDFFRFNAKYALELESSQPISVDISTNSMVYRGLEGFVAAISPFNFTAIGGNLAGAPALMGNVVLWKPSDTALLSSYAVYRILLEAGLPPNVIQFVPADGPVFGDAVTSNEHFCGLNFTGSVPTFKRLWKQVAENLDCYRNFPRLAGECGGKNFHLVHSSADVSSVVNGTLRSAFEYGGQKCSACSRLYAPDSLWPQIKEKLLEETKKIKVGDPAQDFQTFFSAVIDDKSFARIKKWIEHAKKSPNLTILAGGGCDDSVGYFIEPCIVESKDPKDPIMKEEIFGPILTVYVYPEKQYKDVLELIDTTTPYGLTGAVFAQEKSIIEEARSCLRNTAGNFYINDKSTGAVVAQQPFGGSRISGTNDKPGGPHYILRWTSPQAIKETHVPLRDWRYAYMH; the protein is encoded by the exons atgtggcgggcgctgcggggccgtgg gctcaGGAGCCTGCACCGTGCGGCCACCACGGTGGCCAACGAGCCCATCCTTGAATTCAAACCCGGCAGCCCCGAGCGAGCGGCGCTGCAGCAG GCGCTGGCCGACCTTAAGGGCAGGACCGAAGCCATCCCCTGCGTGGTCGGTGGGGAGGAGGTGTGGACCGGAGTGGTGCGGTACCAGCTCTCG CCGTTCAATCATGCGCACAAGGTGGCCAAGTTCTGCTACGCCGACAAG GATCTCATTAACAAAGCCATTAATGCTGCCTTGGCCGCCAGGAAGGAGTGGGACCTGAAACCTGTCCAGGACCGGGCCCAGATCTTCCTCAAGGCGGCTGACATGCTGAGTGGCCCACGGCGAGCCGAGGTGCTGGCCAAGACCATGGTGGGGCAG GGCAAAACCGTCATCCAGGCGGAAATCGATGCGGCGGCAGAGCTGATCGACTTCTTCCGCTTCAACGCCAAGTACGCCTtggagctggagagcagccagccCATCAGCGTGGACATCAGCACCAACAGCATGGTGTACCGTGGGCTGgag GGTTTTGTGGCGGCCATCTCTCCCTTCAACTTCACAGCGATCGGCGGAAACCTGGCAGGGGCTCCGGCATTGATG GGAAACGTGGTGCTGTGGAAGCCCAGCGACACTGCCCTGCTCTCCAGCTACGCCGTCTACAGGATCCTGCTGGAAGCTGGGCTCCCTCCCAACGTCATTCAGTTCGTGCCGGCAGATGGGCCCGTGTTTGGCGACGCTGTCACCAGCAACGAGCACTTTTGCGGGCTCAACTTCACCGGCAGCGTGCC GACTTTCAAGCGCCTCTGGAAGCAAGTGGCCGAAAACCTGGATTGCTACCGCAACTTCCCCCGCTTGGCTGGAG AGTGTGGTGGGAAGAACTTCCACCTGGTGCACAGCTCAGCCGATGTGTCCAGTGTGGTGAACGGGACCCTGCGCTCTGCCTTTGAGTACGGCGGCCAGAAATGCTCGGCGTGCTCCCGCCTTTACGCCCCGGACTCGCTGTGGCCCCAGATCAAAGagaagctgctggaggagaccAAGAAGATCAAAGTGGGAGAC cctgcccaggaCTTTCAGACGTTTTTCTCAGCAGTGATCGATGACAAG tCTTTTGCACGTATAAAGAAGTGGATCGAGCACGCCAAGAAGTCTCCCAACCTCACCATCTTGGCTGGAGGCGGCTGCGATGACAGCGTCGGGTACTTCATTGAGCCGTGCATTGTGGAGAGCAAAGACCCAAAGGATCCCATCATGAAAGAG GAAATCTTTGGCCCCATCCTCACCGTGTACGTCTACCCAGAGAAGCAGTACAAGGACGTCTTGGAGCTGATTGACACCACGACACCCTATGGCCTCACGGGGGCGGTCTTCGCCCAGGAGAA gAGCATCATCGAGGAAGCCAGGAGCTGCTTGCGCAACACAGCTGGCAATTTCTACATCAACGACAAGTCAACGGGCGCTGTTGTGGCTCAGCAGCCCTTCGGGGGCTCCCGCATCTCAG GAACCAACGACAAACCTGGTGGTCCGCACTACATCCTGCGCTGGACGTCTCCCCAGGCCATCAAGGAAACCCACGTGCCGCTGCGGGACTGGCGCTACGCCTACATGCACTGA